A DNA window from Primulina tabacum isolate GXHZ01 chromosome 12, ASM2559414v2, whole genome shotgun sequence contains the following coding sequences:
- the LOC142521001 gene encoding triose phosphate/phosphate translocator, non-green plastid, chloroplastic-like, protein MQSAAVAFSSHSLSLSANPGKLAAARRFNARSFLRHSEWPHFGNVTLTVFSSSSSTPISCSMRRSGWISSSNPAPKSDLVPLRATAEGADAAEVPQSKSVSDTLVLGTLFGLWYLFNIYFNIYNKQVLKVYPYPVTVSLVQFAVGAVIVFLMWTLNIYKRPAISGSQLAAILPLAVVHTLGNLFTNMSLGKVAVSFTHTIKAMEPFFSVVLSAMFLGEFPTIWVVFSLLPIVGGVGLASMTEASFNWAGFWSAMASNLTNQSRNVLSKKFMVKKEESLDNITLFAVITIMSFVIMIPTAIFMEGIKFTPSYIHAAGLNVKQICIRSLLAALSFHAYQQVSYMILQRVSPVTHSVGNCVKRVVVIVSSVIFFRTAVSPVNAFGTGIALAGVFLYSRVKRIKPKPKEA, encoded by the exons ATGCAAAGCGCGGCCGTTGCATTCTCCTCCCATTCACTCTCTCTCTCCGCCAATCCTGGTAAGCTCGCCGCCGCCCGCAGGTTCAATGCTCGCTCTTTTTTGCGGCACTCGGAATGGCCACATTTCGGGAATGTCACCTTAACGGTCTTTTCCTCTTCATCATCCACGCCGATTTCCTGCTCGATGAGGCGAAGCGGCTGGATTTCCAGCTCGAATCCGGCGCCGAAGTCCGATTTGGTTCCACTTCGGGCCACCGCGGAAGGCGCGGACGCTGCTGAGGTGCCGCAATCGAAGAGTGTGTCGGATACTTTGGTGCTCGGAACGCTGTTCGGGCTATGGTACCTGTTTAACATATACttcaatatctacaacaagCAG GTTCTCAAAGTTTATCCATATCCAGTAACAGTCTCTCTAGTTCAATTTGCTGTCGGGGCTGTTATTGTTTTTTTGATGTGGACCTTGAATATCTACAAGCGGCCTGCAATCAGTGGTTCCCAG CTTGCTGCAATTCTTCCATTGGCAGTCGTTCACACTTTAGGAAATCTATTCACCAATATGAGTCTAGGAAAAGTAGCTGTTTCATTCACTCACACAATTAAAGCAATGGAGCCATTCTTCTCAGTTGTCCTTTCTGCGATGTTCTTGGGAGAG TTTCCCACAATATGGGTTGTTTTCTCTCTTTTACCAATTGTTGGTGGAGTTGGTTTGGCATCAATGACTGAGGCCTCTTTTAATTG GGCTGGTTTTTGGAGTGCAATGGCCTCAAATTTGACGAATCAGTCTCGCAATGTCCTTAGCAAGAAGTTTATGGTCAAGAAAGAG GAGTCCTTGGACAACATTACTTTATTTGCAGTTATCACTATTATGTCCTTTGTCATTATGATACCAACTGCTATTTTCATGGAAGGAATCAAGTTTACTCcttcatatatacatgctgct GGGTTGAATGTCAAACAAATTTGCATTAGGTCCCTTCTGGCTGCTCTATCTTTCCATGCATATCAGCAG GTTTCTTATATGATACTACAACGAGTATCTCCTGTCACTCATTCTGTGGGCAACTGCGTCAAGCGTGTCGTGGTGATTGTGTCCTCTGTTATCTTCTTTCGCACAGCAGTTTCACCTGTCAATGCCTTTG GTACTGGAATAGCCCTTGCTGGAGTATTCCTATACTCGAGAGTGAAGCGCATCAAACCAAAGCCGAAGGAGGCTTGA